TATGTTTGCACTGTGATTTTCAAAATAGAACTGTGCAGTACTTAAAATGTGTAAGAATCTGCAAAAACAAAACTACGGAACAAATTCTGAAGGTGACCTGAGAAGGCCAGATGGATAAGCGAATGCATCCAGGTGTCTCTGATTGTATTATGATAAAGTGTAGGGAGGTTGAACTTTACATAAATACCActggatatttttctttgttagatGTGGCCCCATGGTATTGGATGCTTTAATCAAGATTAAGAATGAAATTGACTCTACTTTGACCTTCCGAAGATCATGCAGAGAAGGTGAGCATTTCATTCCTGTTAGGCTCCAGATACTTGTGGTCTTCCAAAGAGGCTTGAGCTGGCCAAAACTGATAGAGACATCTGGAAAACAGCTGCAGCTCTCTGCTGGGataacttgctgtgtgacccagtTCCTTTTCTTGGGTAAATGCATCCAAAATTCTAACCATGGTGCAAGTTCTGGTTTCTGAGTTTACTTTCCTTTAGGAGCATTCTATCCTGTGGTTACTGCACCTGGCGGACCCTATGAGCTGCTGCACGCCTCAAGGCCTAGCTAGGACTTGCTGGCTGGCACCCTCCATGCTGCTGAGCTCTTTTATTAAGGGAGCAGTGGAGAGTTTCTGTCTGGCACTTATGCTTGTCCAGCAGGGGAGATGTGCGTGTCTCCCTCAGCTCCCAGCATGACGTGTACTCGGTAGCTGTGTTCCGGATTGGTTGGCACAGTGTCTCCCTCAGCGTGTGGTTACTTGTGCTGCTGGCACCACGTGAGCCCATTTGAGGCAGTGTGCAGACCAACATTTTCTACatcaatagaaatgtattttctgtatcagaaaaatataattattgctgggtgcgatggctcacacctgtaatcccagcactttgggaggccgaggcaggtggatcacctgaggtcaggagtttgagaccaacctggccaacctggtaaaaccttgtctttactaaaaatacaaaaattagccgggcatgatagcgggcccctgtaatcccggctattggggaggctgaggcaggagaatcacttgaacccgcgagCTGGAGTtttctgtgagccaagatcatgccactgcactccagcctgggcaatagagagagactatctcaaaaaaaaagaaaaatataattactaaTAATGGTATAATAGGGATATAAGTGgttttttaatgtgaatttaaGCAAACAAGTTAAAGAAAACTCGAGATACTTTAAAGAAAGTTGATTCAGGTGGTTCTCAGATATGGCAAAAATTGCATGGGGTGCCGTGAAGGCCGACTGGCCTGATGGCCATGGAGCCAGACTGTGTGCCCGGCCCTGTTCTGTGCACTGGACATGAGGTAGATGAGTGTGCTTATTATCGACCTTCAATTTAaaggagaggcccagagaggggaacgGACTTCCTCAAGGACACATAGAGAGTGACTTGAGAGCCAGGAGTCAGTCAAAGCTGTCAGACTCCAGACTCCAGATCTGCTCTCTCAGGCACTGACTTGGCTTGGAACACCTGggataaaataaaagcagaatgtAACTTGGTTTTGTGAGGACACTGAGCTTTTTTCTAAGAgaaccctaaaaaaaaaaaaaaaaaaaaaggaaaagccagtATAGATAATAGCTCATCGCTTTTTATCTGTTCGACTGTACATTTCAAGCATTTCAAGTCTCTTAAGACATCTGTTTTGATTCAGCTAATCTTATTTAAATCTAATTTTTGCAAATGCTGATGGATATGATGATAGTTCAGCTGAGTCCTGCTGTTCAGGGAACATTCTGCAGCAGTTAAACAGCAGCCTTCCCCATGTAAGTCCTGACACCACAGGAAAGGTAGATGCTTTTCAGTAACCTTTCCCTGTAGGTCTCTTTCAGAGCCAAGAACATAAGGTATGACCCGTCTGgactaaaagaaaaatgaggcagaATTGTATCAATTGCTGCTCCTTTTTATGcccatcttgttttcttttttttttttttttttaattcccatcTTGAAAGAGAATTCCCAGAGAGCCTTTTTGAGAGAAAGGtcattggatttatttttttaatttttatgccaTTTCTTGTAAAAGCAAACTGCTCGAGTTGGATGCCAGGTGTACATAAATGTATTGATAATATCCAGTCTCTTGCTTAAgacacatctttgtgttctcttaaacTCTTACTAAGATTTACATGAGAGGGAGAGAGTCTCACTGTCTTTTCTCGTCTTATGAAAGTGATaactgactgggcacagtggctcatgcctatgatcccagtactttggaaggtcTAGTGGTAGGCcagcttgaggctgggagtttgagaccagcttgggaaacatagactccctttccatttaaaaaaaaaaaaaaaggtgaggccaagcgtggcggctcatgcctgtaatcccagcactttgggaggctgaggcgggcagatcacaaggtcaggagtttgagaccagcctgaccaacatgttaaaaccccgtctctactaaaaatatagtaattagccgagtgtggtggcacgcgcctgtaatcccagctactcaggaggctgaggcaggagaatcacttgaacctgggaggcagagcttgcagtaagccgagatcacgccactgtactccagtctgggtgaaagagcgagattccatctcaaaagaaaaaagaaaatggtgataACCAGTGCAACTTTCTCAAGCAATCAGGTTTCTCTGACCTAATGATCTTCAAAAAACAGCTTCAGAGGACTGGCACTAGAGGTTTAGAGTACATAATCATTTTTAAACTCCGAAATGCCCGGGAAATTTGCATATACAGGAAGTAGGTCCAGGCTAAGAAAATTCTCATGTCAGGGTCCTGAGTCAGCATgttttttgtttagtttgctttgcttTGCCTCAGTTTCACATTAGTTGATTCTTCTCCTCTTTGGAAAGTCCATGCTGAGTCAGTTTTTGTGGGTTTCATAACCCCACGGTACTATGCTGcttattttaagtagaaaagcCTTATGTGTGTTGAGtgtggtagctcaggcctgtaatcccaacacagtgggaggcaaaggcagaaggattacttgaggctgtgagttagagaccagcctgggcaataaagtgaaaccctgctctacaaaaaaaaaaaatttctttattttttttttttttgagatggagtcttgctctgtcacccaggctggagtgcagtggcgcgatcttggctcactgcaacctctgcctccccagttcaagtgattttcccgcctcaccctcccgagtagctgggattacaggcgcctgccacgacttatatttttagtagagacagggatttaccatgttggccaagctggtctcgaactcctgacctcaagttgtctgcccacctcagcctcccaaagtactgggattccaggtgtgagccacttaaCCCaacctacaaaaaatttttttgaattcgTCGGgcatggcggcacgtgcctgtagtcccagctactcaggaggctgtggcagaggttcgcttgagtccagaagtttgaggctaaagtgaactacagtgagctatgactcccccactgcacttcagcctgggtgatagagcaagactcagccaagaaaaaaaaagaagagttatcTCTTGATAATCTGTATCCAGGTCACCTCAACCTTAAGATGACCAAGACAGTGTTGATTTACTTTACTTTTGGGTGTTGTATCTGTTAGATTTGTGTTCAAATAACAGTGGCTTTAAAAAACATaggcttacaggcgtgagtcaccacgcccaccgctagtcgggaggctgagacaggagaatcacttgaactggggaggcggaggttgtggtgagccaagatcgcgccattgcaccccagcctggacaacaagagcaaaactctgtctcaaaaaaaaaaaaaaaacattgacgggtgcgcagtggcccacacctgtaatcccagtgctttgggaggccaaggcaggcagattgcttgagcccagcagttcaagcccagcctgggcaacataacaaaaccctgtctctacaagccCCGTCAgtacaaaaattacagaaaattagctgggtgtggtgggctgcttctgtagtcccagctagttgggaggctgaggtgggagaatcacttgaactcaggggttgagggctgcagtgagctatgattgcaccactgcactccggcctggtgacagagtgagactgtttcttaaaaaaacaacaacaacaaaaaacacacacaggctGATTTTTCTCTCAAAACACTTGCCACATAGAGCTAGAACTGCTGTGGAAACTCCATGGCGCCAGTAGTGCCCAAGCCCCTGGCCTCCTCCAGTGCCATCCTTGGCATGCGGCTTCTAACCTCAAGGTTGCCATATGGTCATAGAGTGGTTTTTGGAACTCAAGCCATTAGAACCATATTCgaggcaggaagaaggaaggaagggagaaaaggccACAGGTACCTCTGTCAGAGGCATGTTCCATGTCAGTGCTGCCCCTGATGGCAGAGCAAGGAGGACCCAGAAGAAAGGATTTGGGGCAGGACTGATTCCAGATATGGGTGAGGATGTGTTACATGTGTGTCTCTTTCAGGCATCTGTGGCTCTTGTGCAATGAACATCAATGGAGGCAACACTCTAGCTTGCACCCGAAGGATTGACACCAACCTCAATAAGGTCTCAAAAATCTACCCTCTTCCGCATATGTATGTGATAAAGGACCTTGTTCCCGTGAGTTTCTGCATctctctggttttgtttttgtttttgcttgcaTGGGGGGTGGTGCTATGTGCGTTATGCTATTAGTTTTTTAGGGCAGGATTTGAGTATTTAAGGCTCCTCTTCTAGTCGGATAGTAAATAGATGGGACTATTTCCTATGTTATGGCAAGAGGAGGACCACAGTGTCACTGAGAGGTTAGGAAAATCCCCAGATCTGAGACAGTGTGACCAGAGTTTAATTAAAGAATTTGAATGGCAGAAGATAAATGCCTAGAAAATCCTCCAGCAGCTCATTTGGTGAGGTTTGTTTGAGAATAACAGGGCACAGAATTTTAGAGTTGGAACATTCCCAGAAATGAATAATTTGGCCATAACTACAAAGAAATCATGTGGAAAATACCTGTTGGGAAAGCAACAGCTGTTTATGAGTTCTACTTTAATTTCTGCCTCCCTGTATTTGACCACCTTTGCTGACGTGGTGTTTTCAAGGGCAGAAAGGACTGTGGGATTGGCAGGTTTCCCAGGTAGGTGAGGGAGACGTTTCCTAACCATGCTTAACATTGTGACCATTTCTCCTTTTGTAATCTTTGCATATATTCGTGACAAAGGAAGAGAGTCTGGCTTCTGCCTGGCATAGAGTGGACGACTAGTCAAGTGTCCAAGAAATGGGGTAAATAAAGCTGAGGTGATGATGGAATCtgatccttttcttcttcttcctcttaaCCACAGGATTTGAGCAACTTCTATGCTCAGTACAAATCCATTGAGCCTTATTTGAAGAAGAAGGATGAATCTCAGGAAGGCAAGCAGCAGTATCTGCAGTCCATAGAAGAGCGTGAGAAACTGGTCATTAGTCCCTATTTATTGTTTTGATCTGAAAAATTTATTGCAAAGATGTTTGCCAGGAGTGTGACTTGTCAGGGAACATGAGCTGATGCAAGCCATTTAGTGTATCCTGGAAAGGAACTGGCACAAGGGTGGGGCAGTCATCCTCTTAGGGCCGGGTGAGTAGTGTGAACCCATGAATGGCCCAGAGTGGACCAAGGAGCTAGAGCCCCTGTGCCACATCTGCAGGGGCGGGTGGTTGCTGTGTTGCAGTccatctttttcaaaataaaccaGTATGTAAATTGCCTGGGCTTTAAAAGGTGACCAGTAAGTCAGAACTGTTCCCTCACTGGGGGCAAAATGAAACACATATGCTGGCCAGTTGTAACTACCACCATCCTGCTTTACAAATGGGAGTGAAATGTTAATGGCAAAACAGAGTATCGATGTTCATACTTCTGGTGATCTGTGGGGTGGGATTGTTCCTGGCCTGCTGACTTGTCTGGGAGTTGCCATTCCCATGTACAGGCTATAAAATCTTAAAGCAGAGGCATCATTATCAAGTTTTCAGTGTTTCTTCTTCTACACTACTTTTATTCCTCTGCGAAGAAATCTTCTCTGATTTGCACACTCCCTCCCTGCATACTCATGGACATGAGGAGGTAGGAAGGGGCCAAATAGAGACAGAGCCCCAGCTGCAGACCTGCACAGGGCCAAGGGCAATGGCtgtgtctttttcctttctggatCCCTAGGCCCTGGCGCATGttattttattaacaaatattaGTTATGTAAATActgtaaaaatatatagaaattttttaaaaggccagatgcagtggtgcatgccaatagtcccaaccactcgggagtctgaggtaagtggatcacctgagcccaggagtttgagagtttgacgccagcctgggcaacatagcaagattttgtctctaaaacatgtacatatatatgaatatatgaaaagTATCAgttgtatgaatgaataaatgaattctacCTTTTAAGACTTCGTAAATATTTAGCATCCTGTCCCGTTGCCCATAAAATGTTAAGAAAGGGGagttcagccaggtgcagtggctcacctgtaattccagcacttagggaggctgaggtgggcagatcacttgaggtcaggagttcaggaccaacttggccaacatgataaaacctcatctttactgaaaatacaaaaattagctgagtgtggtggcttacacctataatcccagctactcagcaggctaaggcaggagaattgcttgaacacaggaggtggtgGTTTCAGTgcgccaagattgtgccactgcacttcagcctgggcaacagagcaagactccatctcaaaaaaaaaaaagacaaaaggggAGTCCTAGTATGTGTGCCCAGTCTGTCACCATCGAGATAGTGGGGGTCAGCACAGTGGCCTGCAAGTCAGAGTAAGCCTGGGATGAGACTTCAGAGCCACTCTTCTCAGACTGCAGCTCTGCCCCTCAGTTTCTACCTCCCAGAGTCTCGTGTATCCCAGAATCCAGGCTGAACCAGGCCCTCTGGCCCAACGAGTCCTCTTGCATTCCTAGGCAGGACTGATACGTAGCTAGCGAACATCTCCCAGATGGGATACTATTAGGGATTGAAGAGTTCCCCTGAGCATGTTTGGTTTCTAGATACAAGTTGAGTATTCCTTATCCTAAATGCTTGGGTTTCAGTGTTTGGGGTTTCAGgtgttttcagattttggaatatttgcctTACACTTACCAGTTAAGCACcccaaatccaaaatctgaaatccatgctccagtgagcatttcctttgagcagcatattggtgctcaaaaagtttcaggttttggaacattttggatttcagattttcagatttgggatgcccAACCTGTAATAGAAATTTACTCATTTACCTAccaaacatttaacatttttttgctCCCTTGAATTAGTATGCTGAACTTAATAAATAATTggacagccgggcgcggtggctcaagcctgtaatcccagcactttgggaggccgagacgggcggatcacgaggtcaggagatcgagaccatcctggctaacacggtgaaaccccgtctctactaaaaaatacaaaaaactagccgggcgcggtggcgggcgcctgtagtcccaactactcgggaggctgaggcaggagaatggcgtgaacccgggaggcggagcttgcagtgagctgagatccggccactgcactccagcctgggcggcagagcgagactccgtctcaaaaaaaaataaaaataaaaataaaaaaataattggacggccgggcgcggtggctcaagcctgtaatcccagcactttgggaggccgagacgggcggatcacgaggtcaggagatcgagaccatcctggctaacacggtgaaaccccgtctctactaaaaaatacaaaaaactagccgggcgaggcggcgggcgcctgtagtcccagctactcgggaggctgaggcaggagaatggcgtaaacccgattggcggagcttgcagtgagttgagatccagccactgcactccagcctgggcaacagagcgagactccgtctccaaataaataaataaataaataaataaataaataaataattggaaaatatggagaaatttatgtatgtatttatttttaattgggcAGCCCCCAAACCGGAATAGGTTCAGAGAGGctccatcattttttaaataagctataatttccagcctggggtacatagagtgaccctgtctctgcaaaaactttaaaacttagccagtcatggtggtgtgcacctatagtgccagctactcaagaggctgagatgggaggattgcttgagcagaagagttccaggctgcagtgaactgtgattgtgccactgcgctccagccagggggacacaggaagactctgtctcaaaaaagaaaattgataattCCACCACCAAAACATAACCTCtgttaatatgttaatatttataatttcctttgttttttgtttattacaCTATATTTTTATGTAGCTGGGACCAAAATGTAAATATGCTTTTATATCCTGCTTTTTTCACTTATGTTACTGTGAGCATTTTCTTCATGTTCTTAAAATTCTTCATAAGCATTAACTTACACTTTGCTTTCTACTGCTTCAGATGTATGCACCATGCATTATAAAACCATTTCACTATTGCTGGACAATgaaattgtttccagttttttactGTTAGAAATAAGGCTAGATGAACATCTTTATCCTTCAAGTTCTGCCCCAAAacattctaatttctttttacaGATTTTTCTAGGAGTGGGTTAAAGAATATGACTATTCTAAAGACCCCTAATCCTATGACCTTATGCCTTCTAGCCCAATGGGGCCAGTTGACACTCCCACCAGCCGTCTGAACAGCTGAACCAAATAGATTTGGTTGAAGACTCATGGTTCAGTCACAACCATCGGTTCTGTCTCATCTGTTCTCAACTGTCACCTCAGGTGTCAGTGGGCCCCTTTCGTTTTGCTGCTTTTaatccatttctgttgtttccaaACTCAGAAAGCCCGGTTTGTGTTTCGGACTTGTTGGGCAGATTGAGCCAGTGTGACAGGTGTGAAAGTGCAGGAAGCCAGAGCCAGCTGCCGGGGCCACATCCTGATTCTGCTGCCTACAGTGGCACGTCCCTGGGCACATGGCCTAACTCACTCTCTGTGCCTTGGTCTTTACCTGTAAGTGGAACTTGCTGGACTCACCTCACAGGATTACTGTGATGATCAGTTGAGGAAAGTGTGTAAGGCTCAGGGCTCTCCGTCAGGATTGGCAGTGGCAGTCACTGGGGATGATGTTGAGGTTTCCAGTGAAAACCTGAGGGCCCTTCTGCTGAGCCCAGGGCAGAAGCAGCTATAGACTTCTGCTGTTTCAGCCCCCGGGCTTTTGAATCTCTCCCCTCTTGACCGCATTCCAGGAAGTTGGAATTGATGGGAGTTGTTTTTGtgttcttgttttctatttcttttttagacaagTGAGAGGTTCTTGTTTATTGAAGGGAAAGTGCACTATACGTGGACTTAAGAACCCTGGGCAGATGTTTACATTTCACTTGCAAGATCTTTATTAATCTGCTAAATATCTGCAAATCACACCTTGGATTTTGCCAAGAAAATTCACATGCAAGCAGGCATTTTATTCATGCACTGACCCCAAAGGTCACATTTAATCAGCTGAAGACATAGCAGAGTCTTTCCCCTCACAAGCTCCTGCCTCTTCTTTCTCCCCATATAGGACGGGCTCTACGAGTGCATTCTCTGTGCCTGCTGTAGCACCAGCTGCCCCAGCTACTGGTGGAACGGAGACAAATATCTGGGGCCTGCAGTTCTTATGCAGGTGAGGTTCCCCTTAATTGCTTTAAGAGAAATTGATACTGAAGCATCCAGAAGTCCAAGAGGACAATAGACAGCTGTAAGCCGGCCATTCTGAGGGGCCTGGTTTCCTTCATTGCCATCCAGTCCAAACAGGCTAATTGGTTGTATTGCATTCACTTGCTTTCGGTAAATCTGGGGCCTTGTCTGCAAATTGCCTTTGTTTCAGTGTGGTAAGAGTCACCCCAAGGGGTGGCAAACCATGCCTTGCAGATGTTTAAAACGTATTTCCGTATGCCTGGTGGTCAGAGGCTCCCCGTCCCCCTCTCATAGGATTTGTAACATAAGATTTGTAGTGTGCAAGCAGGGGAGAAAGCAATGTCTTTGAAGGGCAGCTGCCCAGCTATGAGATTAGAAGCTGTTTCCCAGCTAATGAAAGCCTGGATTTAGGGGTTGCCTAGAAAGAAAATAGTATTGGTGTTCACTGCAAAGAAAGTCACTGTCTTTGTTCCCAGAAAGCTTGTGCTTTTTTAGATGTGTGCTTTTCATAGTGTAAGCAACTCAAAAACCaacttctctttctcattttcccaCAGAAAGAGAAGTTACAGGTTTGTGTGACCACATGAGCAGTATTGATTCCCAGCCATGTAAAGATTGAATAATGAAGTACGCTTACACTTGTCACTTTACCAGCTGCTCCGAGTTGTTGGGGATGTAGAGGTCCTCTAAGTAACACTGCTAGAGCAGGTCCATGGTCATGTGATTAATTCGTTTCAGCTTCTGATTCAGGCTGCTGAGAGGGCTGTGCGAATTCAAAGAATCCTTAAGTGGGACAAATACTATCTGTAGACAGGTCTGTTAAATCATTCCTTTACTCAGAGACAGCGAGTCCAGCATGGGTAGGTGCCATAAAGACAGATAAGAGGGTTATATGATACAGTCCCTGCCTTCACCAAATTATGAGCTGGGTAGGAAGCTATTAAGCAACATGAAATAATTAGGAGATGATGCCCAGTGTGTATAATGAAGCACCCGGGTACCAGGTGCAGTATGGATCAAAGGTTTGCAGGGACCATTAATCAAGTGGAGCTACACGTGTTGGGAACCTTTCTTTGAAAGATGGACAAGAATTAGAGTGTGGAGATGAGGCATCTAAGCTGAGTGAATTGCCTTTCCTGTGCACTCTCAGAGCTTTGAGTTGAGCCAGGGTACCGCTTTGGCCTGTTGATTGGCAGCTCAGCTAATCAGTCCCTGGTTTTCCAGGCCTATCGCTGGATGATTGACTCCAGAGACGACTTCACAGAGGAGCGCCTGGCCAAGCTGCAGGACCCGTTCTCTCTATACCGCTGCCACACCATCATGAACTGCACAAGGACCTGTCCTAAGGTACGTGGGGCTGGTGACCCTCAGCTCTGCCTCAGAGCTGACTTGCCAGAGGTAGCATGTGCTCACAAAGAGGCGATTGGTGGAGAGCAATCCTAGTCACTTGAGATGAAAAGGG
This DNA window, taken from Macaca mulatta isolate MMU2019108-1 chromosome 1, T2T-MMU8v2.0, whole genome shotgun sequence, encodes the following:
- the SDHB gene encoding succinate dehydrogenase [ubiquinone] iron-sulfur subunit, mitochondrial, translated to MAAVVALSLRGRLPATALGGACLQASRGAQTAAAAAPRIKKFAIYRWDPDKAGDKPHMQTYEIDLNKCGPMVLDALIKIKNEIDSTLTFRRSCREGICGSCAMNINGGNTLACTRRIDTNLNKVSKIYPLPHMYVIKDLVPDLSNFYAQYKSIEPYLKKKDESQEGKQQYLQSIEEREKLDGLYECILCACCSTSCPSYWWNGDKYLGPAVLMQAYRWMIDSRDDFTEERLAKLQDPFSLYRCHTIMNCTRTCPKGLNPGKAIAEIKKMMATYKEKKASV